Proteins co-encoded in one Chaetodon auriga isolate fChaAug3 chromosome 9, fChaAug3.hap1, whole genome shotgun sequence genomic window:
- the LOC143325469 gene encoding storkhead-box protein 2-like isoform X2, which produces MSPISQSQFIPLGEVLLLAISAMNSAHKPVTQEALTEHLQTCFPGVPTPTEEVLHHTLSMLVRERKIYPTPDGYFIVTPQTYFITPSLIRTSSKWYHLDERSTDRHQQHQHQNQQQHQQTQCTSPLSGTITPSTSGVGRDRTHPKSSQNHSGGGGDSFYNSYRGEDPPSHHTTLQRRSPKDHREAYSSPHSPQTPPQQAGGSAEKSRSTLGFPFKTDTLTKHRGGGGGGGGGVGGGGGTGEIDKQVGIGSGTGSRKFGLKLFRLSFKKDKAKQLATFSAQFPPEEWPLRDEEAPSQLPRHVEMEIIRRINPDLTVENLARHTAVMKRLEEERVQRSKASSANQSSRSRRSGGRHRKQSQTKLSRSHSKTRASRGELSDGSHLELADRDYRAYSSSLARSPREHALAMERQRGRLHLAHSNPNILDSSHLPVTPEWDVSGELAKRRTEMPFPEPSHGPSAHHSKVHRSHSHTQERKSRNERSDKAKERSRSMDNSKGPLGVGLIGPPDYYDDRSRYYTDDGTLRANQSSSHYSRATPPTVKLPVDSLGLDGGRSLEKSKSRDSLPAYSPKPLPSSVPPDDYFQCAASSEAVLTAANPLGALGKNTHDGLKLGSTDKQTDRQTSYPLENKEDLSKVGPKGGSLPPIPLSIPDLPLPNGRPPHSASSGQEKRKEIFSKDTLFKPPPTLPLSSYSSLRKPPNLASTTLSSSCDALDSQEAFDAPKPLVATPPAPPQGIEPTTSAAEASFDYYNVSDDDELEEGGNKSRGEDEKAGGGVVGIGGGGAGTMQWLLEREKERDLQRRFERTLTLPGAKETLPESSQNQQSAHSARLDSMDSSSITVDSGFNSPRTRESLASNTSSIVESNRRQNLALSPGHLGITTGNGPPFSFRTIPEPASTQPEKLQKPSACLASITSV; this is translated from the exons GTGTCCCTACACCAACAGAGGAGGTTTTGCACCACACGCTAAGTATGCTGGTCCGTGAGAGGAAGATCTACCCAACACCAGACGGATATTTTATTGTAACCCCTCAGACTTACTTCATCACTCCAAGCCTAATCCGAACCAGCTCGAAGTGGTACCATTTAGATGAGCGATCCACTGATCGACaccaacaacatcaacatcagaaccaacagcagcaccagcagacacagtgcacctcccctctctctggcACCATCACCCCATCCACCTCTGGAGTGGGGCGAGATCGAACACACCCAAAAtccagtcaaaatcacagtgGGGGAGGTGGCGATTCTTTTTATAACAGTTACCGTGGAGAAGACCCCCCAAGCCACCACACCACCCTGCAGCGCCGGTCCCCCAAAGACCACCGGGAGGCATACTCGTCCCCGCACTCCCCACAAACACCTCCGCAGCAAGCAGGAGGCAGCGCAGAAAAGAGTCGCAGCACCCTCGGGTTCCCCTTCAAGACGGACACACTCACCAAGCAccgaggagggggagggggtggaggaggtggagtaggaggaggaggaggaactggaGAAATTGATAAACAAGTCGGTATAGGAAGTGGTACAGGAAGTCGGAAATTTGGTTTGAAGTTGTTCCGTCTCAGTTTTAAGAAGGACAAGGCCAAGCAGCTGGCCACCTTCTCTGCACAGTTTCCTCCTGAGGAGTGGCCGCTCCGTGATGAGGAGGCACCCAGCCAGCTGCCACGCCATGTAGAGATGGAGATCATCCGTAGAATCAACCCTGACCTTACTGTGGAGAACCTCGCCCGACACACAGCGGTCATGAAGCGTCTCGAAGAAGAGCGTGTCCAGAGGAGCAAAGcgtcatcagccaatcagagctccaGGAGTAGAAGAAGCGGGGGTAGACACAGGAAGCAGTCTCAGACCAAACTCAGCCGCTCCCATAGCAAGACAAGGGCATCCCGTGGTGAGCTGAGTGATGGTTCCCACCTGGAGCTGGCTGACAGGGATTATAGAGCCTACTCATCTTCACTTGCACGGTCACCAAGGGAACATGCCCTGGCCATGGAGCGGCAGCGTGGCCGGCTTCACCTGGCACACAGCAACCCCAATATCCTTGACTCCTCCCACTTGCCCGTCACGCCAGAGTGGGATGTGTCCGGAGAGCTCGCCAAGCGACGCACAGAAATGCCTTTCCCCGAGCCAAGCCATGGCCCATCAGCCCACCATTCAAAAGTCCACCGctcacactcccacacacaggAGAGGAAGTCCAGGAATGAACGCAGTGACAAGGCCAAGGAGCGTTCCAGATCCATGGACAATTCTAAAGGGCCTCTTGGAGTTGGGTTGATTGGACCACCTGATTATTATGACGACCGGAGCCGTTACTATACTGATGATGGCACCCTgcgagccaatcagagctcttcTCACTATTCTCGTGCCACACCACCCACAGTTAAGCTGCCTGTGGATTCTCTGGGGTTGGATGGTGGCAGGAGCTTAGAGAAGAGTAAGAGCAGGGACAGCCTGCCAGCATACTCACCCAAACCACtgccctcctctgtccctcctgaCGATTACTTCCAATGTGCTGCTTCCTCTGAGGCTGTTCTCACAGCAGCAAACCCACTGGGAGCTCTAGGCAAAAATACCCATGATGGATTAAAACTGGGAAGCACTGacaagcaaacagacagacagacatcctATCCCCTAGAAAATAAAGAAGACTTGTCAAAGGTAGGACCTAAGGGTGGCAGCCTGCCTCCAATACCTCTCTCTATCCCTGACCTCCCCCTTCCCAATGGACGACCTCCCCATAGTGCCTCCTCTGGTCAGGAGAAACGAAAGGAGATCTTTAGTAAAGACACACTCTTCAAACCTCCTCCTACCCTGCCTTTGTCCAGCTACAGTTCTCTGAGAAAACCCCCAAACCTTGCCTCCACTACTCTGTCCTCGTCCTGCGATGCACTTGATTCCCAGGAGGCCTTTGATGCTCCTAAACCTCTAGTGGCTACACCACCAGCTCCCCCACAAGGGATTGAACCCACAACCAGTGCTGCAGAGGCCTCCTTCGACTACTACAACGTCTCAGACGATGATGAACTTGAGGAGGGGGGCAATAAGAGTCGAGGAGAGGACGAGAAGGCTGGAGGAGGCGTTGTTGGGATAGGAGGTGGTGGAGCAGGGACCATGCAGTGGCTattggagagagagaaggaacgGGACCTGCAGAGGAGGTTTGAAAGAACCCTCACCTTACCTGGTGCTAAAGAGACCCTTCCAGAGTCCAGTCAGAACCAGCAGTCAGCCCACTCTGCTAGACTGGACAGTATGGACTCCAGCTCCATCACTGTTGACAGTGGATTCAACTCACCACG AACAAGGGAGAGCCTAGCATCGAACACCTCATCCATAGTAGAGAGTAACCGTCGGCAGAACCTGGCGCTGAGCCCCGGACATCTTGGCATCACTACCGGCAATGGTCCCCCTTTCTCCTTCCGCACCATCCCAGAACCTGCTAGCACCCAACCAGAGAAACTCCAGAAGCCCAGCGCCTGCCTTGCATCGATCACCAGCGTCTAA